One window of the Candidatus Dependentiae bacterium genome contains the following:
- a CDS encoding metal ABC transporter permease, producing MLFQLNILIIACLVAIACVLPGIFLVLRGVALMSDAISHAILPGIAIMFLVVQRLESPLLIVGASCAGLLTVICTERLIQTRRLKKDAAIGLVFPFFFSVGVIIISLFARNVHLDTDIVLLGELAFAPFNRLMLFGVYVGPYALWILAGIASINALFVLLFYKELQLLSFDESMCNLFQFKPALLYYALMTITSITAVAAFDIVGSIVVVALMITPPATAYLCTHRLQPMILLSIFFGIVSALFGYAGARVFDVSIAGSIASMGGILFLGALLCAPYHGLVARIIRLRYYKHILARKLLCTYLAQSPQTGNHIDDIAVQLGWQPMFTQAIAQEACNNLLVTVNQGWVQLTLLGHQALADQMPR from the coding sequence ATGTTGTTTCAGCTTAATATTTTGATCATTGCTTGTTTAGTTGCCATAGCATGTGTGTTGCCCGGAATATTTTTGGTATTACGAGGGGTAGCACTCATGAGTGACGCGATTAGCCATGCAATTTTGCCAGGTATAGCAATCATGTTTTTGGTAGTGCAACGGCTTGAGTCTCCCCTATTAATTGTTGGTGCATCGTGTGCAGGGTTATTAACAGTCATATGTACAGAACGTTTAATTCAAACACGACGACTTAAAAAAGATGCTGCTATAGGACTAGTATTTCCCTTCTTTTTTTCAGTAGGCGTGATTATTATTAGTCTATTTGCACGTAATGTGCATCTAGATACTGATATAGTGTTATTGGGTGAATTAGCCTTTGCACCGTTTAATAGGCTTATGTTATTTGGTGTTTATGTAGGGCCATATGCTCTTTGGATTCTTGCTGGTATTGCAAGTATCAATGCATTATTTGTTTTATTATTTTATAAAGAATTACAGCTACTCAGTTTTGACGAGTCAATGTGTAATTTATTTCAGTTCAAGCCGGCATTGTTATATTATGCTCTCATGACTATTACCAGCATTACTGCGGTAGCAGCATTTGATATTGTTGGTTCTATTGTAGTTGTTGCGCTTATGATTACGCCACCTGCAACTGCTTATTTGTGTACGCATCGCTTACAGCCTATGATTTTATTGAGTATCTTTTTTGGTATAGTTTCTGCATTGTTTGGATATGCCGGTGCCCGTGTATTTGATGTATCTATTGCCGGGTCTATTGCAAGCATGGGTGGCATATTATTTTTAGGAGCGCTTTTATGTGCGCCATATCATGGGTTAGTAGCTCGTATAATACGTTTGAGATACTATAAACACATACTTGCACGCAAATTACTATGTACCTATCTTGCGCAGTCACCACAAACAGGTAATCATATTGATGACATTGCAGTACAACTTGGTTGGCAACCTATGTTTACACAGGCCATTGCGCAGGAAGCATGTAACAACTTGCTGGTTACTGTCAATCAAGGGTGGGTACAATTGACGTTACTTGGTCATCAAGCATTGGCTGATCAGATGCCAAGGTAA
- the gnd gene encoding decarboxylating 6-phosphogluconate dehydrogenase, whose protein sequence is MKVGIIGLGRMGNAIAYRLINAGHDVIGFDLNMHARAELVAMGGTAVDSLEHIAAAARIFWLMVPVAAVDTVIHELKKYSKAGDIFIDGGNSYFEDSIRRAHELAQHKIFFLDCGTSGGVYGRTQGFCLMVGGDETMYTKVYELLAAIAAPGGVARVGSSGTGHYVKMVHNGIEYGLMQAYAEGMQLIKDGCFKSEQLDLEEITRIWNTSSIIRSFILELMHNIFTQDQDLNSIRGKVDSTGMGKWTVQEAHKAKVPVPVIEEALHVREWSQQTGGNYATKLVALLRQQFGGHPIHTIGEEHENS, encoded by the coding sequence ATGAAGGTTGGGATTATTGGTCTAGGCCGTATGGGCAATGCTATAGCATACCGGCTTATTAATGCTGGGCATGACGTAATAGGTTTTGATCTTAATATGCATGCACGTGCAGAACTTGTTGCTATGGGTGGTACTGCAGTAGATAGTTTAGAACATATAGCGGCCGCTGCACGTATATTTTGGTTAATGGTTCCTGTTGCCGCAGTAGATACGGTAATTCATGAATTAAAAAAATATAGTAAAGCAGGTGATATTTTTATTGATGGTGGTAATAGTTATTTTGAAGATTCGATCCGTCGTGCTCATGAGCTTGCGCAACACAAAATATTTTTTTTAGATTGTGGTACATCTGGTGGTGTATATGGTCGCACACAAGGTTTTTGCTTGATGGTTGGTGGTGATGAAACAATGTACACAAAGGTATATGAGTTATTAGCAGCTATTGCTGCACCCGGTGGTGTAGCCCGTGTTGGCTCATCTGGCACCGGTCACTATGTCAAAATGGTTCACAATGGTATTGAATACGGTCTTATGCAGGCGTACGCTGAAGGTATGCAACTTATCAAGGATGGATGTTTTAAATCAGAGCAATTAGATTTAGAAGAAATTACTCGTATATGGAATACTAGTTCCATTATTCGTTCATTTATTTTGGAGCTTATGCATAATATTTTTACGCAAGATCAAGACTTGAACAGCATACGTGGCAAGGTTGATTCAACAGGTATGGGTAAATGGACGGTGCAAGAAGCGCATAAAGCCAAGGTTCCGGTTCCCGTGATTGAAGAAGCATTGCATGTGCGTGAATGGTCACAACAGACAGGCGGTAACTATGCAACCAAACTTGTTGCGCTGCTACGTCAACAATTTGGTGGTCATCCGATACATACTATTGGAGAAGAGCATGAAAATTCTTGA
- the zwf gene encoding glucose-6-phosphate dehydrogenase, whose protein sequence is MNNVALIVFGITGDLATRKLIPAIYHLLQKKRIDTIALIGAAFEDMQPDVILERAKKYIPHVDQNVWQKLHECFYYQKLNFTNKNDYFALAQLINTVEQKHQLSGNRIAYLAAASHFFCDITQYMGESGTIKRMSGDASSWQRIVYEKPFGRNLQSAHEINECIQQWFDETQIYRADHYLTKELVSNITLLRFTNCVFEPLWNNQYIDSVQIILSEDRGIENRGAYYDKYGALCDVVQNHMLELLALVAMEAPQKLIGDFVRDKRAQVLKDVRVIDGILGQYANYTHEEYVQPDSKTETFAALCLAVDNARWTGVPFYLKTGKCLNTYEVVINIKFKQVACLMLAKDCPIDSNWLTIRVAPDATFVLTLNAKKPGRSDELITIPLEFCHSCLYGEVTPDAYEVLLEEVLTGEQATSVRFDEIESAWQVIDRVHHKNFPVYSYACGSTGPLEMEQFCKKHGMRWRS, encoded by the coding sequence ATGAATAATGTTGCGCTTATTGTATTTGGTATAACGGGTGATTTGGCAACGCGGAAACTAATTCCTGCAATCTATCATTTGCTGCAAAAAAAACGAATTGATACTATTGCACTAATTGGTGCCGCATTTGAAGATATGCAACCAGATGTAATTTTGGAACGTGCAAAAAAATATATCCCACATGTTGATCAAAATGTATGGCAAAAATTGCATGAATGTTTTTATTATCAAAAGCTTAATTTTACTAATAAGAATGATTACTTTGCATTAGCACAATTGATTAATACGGTAGAGCAAAAACACCAACTGAGTGGCAACCGTATAGCATATCTAGCTGCTGCATCGCATTTTTTTTGTGATATTACGCAGTACATGGGAGAATCTGGTACCATTAAACGTATGTCAGGTGATGCATCATCCTGGCAGCGCATAGTGTATGAAAAACCTTTTGGCAGAAATTTACAATCTGCGCATGAAATCAATGAGTGTATACAACAGTGGTTTGACGAAACACAAATTTATCGTGCAGATCATTATTTAACTAAAGAGCTGGTAAGCAATATTACGTTATTACGATTTACCAATTGCGTGTTTGAGCCATTGTGGAACAATCAATATATTGATAGTGTTCAAATTATTCTGAGTGAAGATCGCGGTATAGAAAACCGTGGTGCGTATTATGATAAATATGGTGCATTATGCGATGTAGTACAAAATCATATGTTGGAACTTCTTGCTCTAGTTGCTATGGAAGCACCACAAAAACTTATTGGAGACTTTGTGCGTGACAAGCGTGCGCAAGTTCTCAAAGATGTTCGTGTAATTGATGGGATACTTGGGCAATATGCAAACTATACGCATGAAGAGTATGTGCAACCCGATTCAAAAACGGAAACATTTGCAGCACTTTGTCTTGCAGTGGATAATGCTCGGTGGACAGGTGTACCTTTTTATCTAAAAACGGGTAAATGTTTGAATACCTATGAAGTGGTTATTAATATCAAATTCAAACAGGTGGCGTGCTTAATGCTAGCAAAAGACTGTCCTATTGATTCAAACTGGCTTACTATTCGTGTAGCGCCTGATGCTACATTTGTTTTAACTCTAAATGCAAAAAAACCAGGACGCTCTGATGAACTTATTACCATTCCGTTAGAATTTTGTCACAGTTGTTTATATGGTGAAGTAACTCCTGATGCATATGAAGTTTTGCTAGAAGAAGTGTTGACTGGTGAACAAGCAACATCAGTACGTTTTGATGAAATTGAATCAGCATGGCAAGTGATTGATAGGGTACATCATAAAAATTTCCCTGTGTATTCCTATGCATGTGGTAGTACTGGCCCACTAGAAATGGAACAATTTTGTAAGAAACATGGTATGAGGTGGCGATCATGA
- a CDS encoding family 1 glycosylhydrolase produces MINVKNPSIVLAFLFISFPLVATLHWDWSHININDIVLPPLCGVSMSEYQNSGAINCPDSNWAHWEAQGTINGYPTIDGNQTSGIACDFWNNYKNDIQLIKELGCNALRLSVEWSIIEPQKGKFNQAAMDHYKDVCNELIANGITPMITLHHFTHPQWFEERGGFEREENIRYFVRFCERIFMHLQDQVKLWCTINEIGPYAFQGYIHGAFPPGKHNIYTAATVMKHMLIAHVDVYNTLKALPGGKDTQIGIVHQYLSFESHSYISVLEHIPSLFMNYVFNDAIVHFLKTGELFPRIPLLRRTIVDAPDAYDFIGLNFYSRVVLKSNIFDKLINCDFSTKDIVAPACLDGEIMTDMEYPIYPEGLYIALKEMAQLGKPIYVTENGVPDGNDDRRPLYIKRYLYALSQAIKEGVDVRGYFYWSLMDNFEWDRGYNKKFGLYEADFTTQKRSLRPGAQCYQRAIQTSSRV; encoded by the coding sequence ATGATTAATGTTAAAAATCCATCTATAGTTCTTGCATTTCTATTTATCAGTTTTCCCCTAGTTGCCACCCTACATTGGGATTGGTCTCATATCAATATCAATGATATTGTACTGCCTCCCTTATGCGGTGTTTCTATGTCTGAATACCAAAATTCAGGAGCAATTAATTGCCCGGACAGTAACTGGGCTCATTGGGAGGCACAGGGTACCATAAATGGTTACCCGACCATTGATGGCAATCAAACATCCGGTATAGCATGCGACTTCTGGAACAATTATAAAAATGATATTCAACTAATCAAAGAGCTTGGCTGCAATGCACTGCGTTTATCCGTAGAATGGAGTATTATTGAACCTCAAAAGGGAAAATTCAACCAAGCGGCAATGGATCATTACAAAGATGTATGTAATGAACTTATCGCCAATGGTATTACTCCCATGATTACTTTGCATCACTTCACGCATCCACAGTGGTTTGAAGAAAGAGGCGGCTTTGAGCGAGAAGAAAATATTCGTTACTTTGTTCGTTTTTGTGAACGCATTTTTATGCACCTACAAGATCAAGTAAAGCTGTGGTGTACTATCAATGAGATTGGACCCTATGCCTTCCAAGGCTATATCCATGGAGCGTTTCCCCCAGGCAAACACAATATATACACCGCAGCAACTGTCATGAAACATATGCTCATTGCACATGTTGATGTATATAATACACTCAAAGCATTACCGGGTGGAAAAGATACACAAATAGGTATTGTTCACCAATATTTATCTTTCGAGTCACATTCGTACATAAGTGTATTGGAACATATACCATCTCTTTTTATGAATTATGTGTTTAATGACGCGATAGTACATTTTTTAAAAACAGGCGAATTATTCCCTCGTATACCGTTATTGCGCAGAACTATTGTTGATGCACCGGACGCATATGATTTTATCGGTTTAAACTTTTATTCACGCGTGGTACTCAAATCCAATATTTTTGATAAGTTAATTAACTGCGATTTTTCTACCAAAGATATTGTAGCTCCGGCATGCCTTGATGGCGAAATTATGACAGACATGGAATATCCAATATATCCCGAAGGGTTATACATAGCGCTCAAAGAAATGGCTCAACTTGGCAAACCAATTTATGTAACTGAAAACGGCGTACCGGATGGTAACGATGATCGCCGTCCTTTATATATCAAGCGCTATTTATATGCACTATCTCAAGCAATTAAAGAAGGCGTAGATGTACGTGGTTATTTTTATTGGTCATTGATGGATAACTTTGAATGGGATCGTGGATACAATAAAAAATTTGGTTTGTATGAAGCTGATTTTACCACACAAAAGCGCAGCTTACGTCCAGGCGCACAGTGTTACCAACGAGCAATACAAACAAGCTCGCGCGTCTAA
- a CDS encoding cyclase family protein — protein MKILDISWPISTATTGYKDKHVVNFEDVKHFVVDNARETNICLSSHTGTHVDAPSHFLKDGKTIDEVHLERLVGPCKVLDLMHVQEKITRDDIQDYDIQEHDIVLFKTSNSMYHATDKFSPQFVYLEVSGAEYLAQKKVKAVGIDYLGIEHSQPGHLTHRTLMHADVIIIEGLRLGHVEPGVYQFVCLPLYIIGLEAAPARAILMK, from the coding sequence ATGAAAATTCTTGATATTAGCTGGCCTATTAGTACGGCAACAACGGGATACAAGGATAAACACGTAGTTAATTTTGAAGATGTAAAACATTTTGTTGTTGATAACGCACGTGAAACTAATATCTGTTTAAGTTCGCATACGGGAACGCATGTTGACGCGCCATCACATTTTTTAAAAGACGGAAAAACTATTGATGAAGTACATCTTGAGCGTCTTGTAGGGCCCTGCAAAGTGCTTGACTTAATGCATGTACAAGAAAAAATCACCCGTGATGATATACAAGATTATGATATTCAAGAACATGATATTGTGTTATTCAAGACTTCAAATAGTATGTACCATGCAACTGATAAGTTCAGCCCACAGTTTGTGTATCTTGAAGTTTCAGGCGCAGAGTACCTTGCACAAAAAAAAGTAAAAGCAGTAGGCATTGATTATTTGGGGATAGAGCATAGCCAACCGGGGCATCTAACCCATCGAACGTTAATGCATGCAGATGTAATTATTATTGAAGGATTACGGCTTGGGCATGTAGAGCCAGGTGTCTACCAATTTGTGTGTTTACCATTATATATAATTGGACTTGAAGCAGCACCGGCGCGTGCAATTTTAATGAAATAA
- a CDS encoding ComEC/Rec2 family competence protein, whose amino-acid sequence MNLLLYIPKIQLYLLRFLQLQLFLTLISLPFLIAWGLPLSLLSPVGNLIFSPFLSLFLLLSSLLFFTELLHIPNTWFAWALDILTSVWLWLLDWYSQSCLIGFAKPSMWLLFIIPCTAIYVVLHSKIETAKYLSIVFTLLLAGFYIVLQMHAQYKPILHQIPCNGGTITIAHDNKQTIIIDPGVIGKSASACSWVQYTLMPYIIQLTGSLHIDHVVMLQPSMRTFEAITTLCKNMKIQYVYLPWWHGTLSKSAWQTFFQMREAVHKQHGTIKHLGAHATHIVLSADSMVHIEPTTYTGTYQEATFPIFHVYGTIDKESFEFYSAKHKMNSQKSEIL is encoded by the coding sequence ATGAACCTATTATTGTATATTCCAAAAATTCAACTTTATTTACTACGCTTTTTACAATTACAACTGTTTCTTACCCTTATATCATTACCATTTTTGATTGCCTGGGGATTGCCGCTATCTTTGCTATCGCCCGTGGGAAACTTAATCTTTAGTCCTTTTTTGAGTTTGTTTTTATTACTTTCTTCTTTGTTATTTTTTACCGAATTATTACATATCCCCAACACATGGTTCGCCTGGGCATTGGATATATTGACAAGCGTATGGCTCTGGCTACTCGATTGGTATAGCCAAAGCTGCTTAATTGGATTTGCAAAGCCATCTATGTGGCTACTGTTCATAATACCATGCACAGCAATTTATGTAGTACTACACAGTAAAATAGAAACTGCAAAATATCTGAGTATTGTATTCACCTTGTTATTAGCAGGTTTTTATATTGTTCTACAAATGCATGCACAATACAAGCCAATACTACACCAGATACCATGCAATGGTGGCACCATAACTATTGCACATGACAACAAACAAACCATTATTATTGATCCTGGCGTAATTGGCAAAAGTGCATCTGCCTGTTCATGGGTACAATACACGTTAATGCCATACATTATTCAGCTAACAGGATCGCTACATATTGATCATGTAGTTATGTTGCAACCGAGCATGCGTACCTTTGAGGCTATAACAACGTTATGTAAAAATATGAAAATCCAGTATGTATACTTGCCATGGTGGCATGGAACACTCAGTAAATCAGCGTGGCAAACATTTTTCCAAATGCGTGAAGCAGTGCATAAGCAACATGGCACCATCAAACACCTTGGTGCACACGCAACACATATTGTGCTGTCTGCAGACAGCATGGTGCATATAGAGCCAACTACATATACTGGCACCTATCAAGAAGCTACCTTCCCTATATTTCACGTATACGGCACCATTGACAAAGAATCATTTGAATTCTATTCTGCAAAACATAAAATGAACTCCCAAAAAAGTGAGATACTATGA
- a CDS encoding ankyrin repeat domain-containing protein: protein MRVMFVLCLMLNIVLCAMEKPNLPPFLPLPPEIQLTIIECCIAQEITLLNQVRSLAQLRCVNRDLYNVLDSVSIGRILRFSKPAQDADQVQLVQRVMESEDVSEEDLSAYEFSEDDSHDKQQNPLSPLNTLLFNAIGGHSAVWAAGLLSAKADKDTRDFDDGYTGLHVAVHVGSTSCLLALLNAGADINACNEDGCTPLHVAATQGKLNCLKLLLARGASTECVDGENNTPLDMAMAHKQPACMDELLRAGACHDRIGTDGAHIIHRMAAYGTVDMLNVLLGHEYTYVDITDDDGNTPLHYAAMEGKHANVQALLAEHANSQARNHSGDRPYDLACAYGHSTCAKLLRKKFR, encoded by the coding sequence ATGCGTGTGATGTTTGTTCTATGCCTTATGCTTAATATTGTATTATGTGCTATGGAGAAACCAAATCTACCACCGTTTTTACCACTACCTCCTGAGATTCAGCTAACAATTATTGAATGTTGTATTGCTCAAGAGATAACTTTACTCAATCAAGTACGTTCACTTGCTCAATTACGTTGTGTGAATAGAGATTTATATAATGTTCTTGATTCAGTTAGTATTGGACGAATATTACGCTTTAGTAAGCCTGCACAAGATGCTGACCAGGTGCAGCTTGTTCAGAGGGTAATGGAGTCTGAAGATGTATCTGAAGAAGATTTATCTGCATATGAATTTAGTGAGGATGACTCACACGACAAACAACAAAATCCATTAAGTCCACTGAATACATTATTATTTAATGCAATTGGTGGGCATAGCGCTGTGTGGGCGGCTGGTCTGCTGAGTGCAAAAGCGGATAAAGATACGCGTGATTTTGATGATGGATATACAGGATTACATGTTGCCGTTCATGTAGGCTCTACCAGTTGCTTACTTGCATTACTCAACGCAGGTGCGGACATAAATGCGTGTAATGAAGATGGGTGTACGCCGCTTCACGTGGCAGCAACACAAGGTAAGCTCAATTGTTTAAAATTATTACTCGCGCGTGGTGCAAGCACAGAATGTGTTGATGGTGAAAATAATACACCGCTTGATATGGCAATGGCGCATAAGCAACCTGCATGTATGGATGAGCTGTTACGAGCAGGTGCCTGTCATGATAGAATAGGTACAGATGGTGCACATATCATCCATCGTATGGCAGCTTATGGTACAGTTGATATGTTGAATGTATTATTAGGACACGAGTATACATATGTTGATATAACTGATGATGATGGTAATACGCCACTCCACTATGCTGCTATGGAAGGCAAGCATGCAAATGTACAAGCATTGCTTGCAGAGCACGCAAATTCACAAGCACGTAATCATAGTGGCGATAGGCCATATGATTTGGCATGTGCATATGGACATAGCACATGTGCAAAATTATTGCGTAAAAAGTTTAGATAG
- a CDS encoding DJ-1/PfpI family protein has product MNKKVLLVIAHEGFHPVEYGDTKKILEQAGYQVVTASNKDGYATDKDGNQVQVDTLLTQTDPKFYEGIYFIGGPGCLEHLDNATSYEFLKLTELNLIPYGAICAAVRILAHAEVLDGKMATGWNEDGKLPDILEDYGAQYVPMNVVVESHVVTAIGPKQAKDFGEKIVEVLDAYEKGL; this is encoded by the coding sequence ATGAATAAAAAAGTTTTGCTCGTCATTGCACATGAAGGATTCCACCCGGTTGAATATGGTGATACCAAAAAAATCTTAGAACAAGCCGGCTACCAAGTGGTCACTGCAAGTAATAAAGATGGTTATGCAACCGATAAAGATGGCAATCAAGTCCAAGTAGATACGCTTTTGACACAAACTGACCCCAAATTCTATGAAGGCATCTATTTTATTGGTGGCCCCGGATGTCTAGAGCATCTAGATAATGCAACAAGCTATGAATTTCTCAAACTTACTGAATTAAACCTTATCCCGTATGGGGCTATTTGCGCTGCGGTTCGTATTCTTGCACATGCAGAAGTTTTGGATGGCAAGATGGCAACTGGCTGGAACGAAGATGGAAAACTACCTGATATTTTGGAAGATTATGGCGCACAGTATGTGCCCATGAACGTAGTCGTTGAAAGCCATGTAGTAACTGCTATCGGCCCCAAGCAAGCAAAAGACTTTGGGGAAAAAATAGTTGAAGTTTTGGATGCATATGAAAAGGGATTGTAA